The following are from one region of the Synechococcus sp. CBW1108 genome:
- the miaA gene encoding tRNA (adenosine(37)-N6)-dimethylallyltransferase MiaA, with translation MAMAPNQPLVIVLLGPTASGKTDLAIALARALDLAVLNVDSRQLYRQMDVGTAKPTAAQRAQARHELLDLRDPDQPLNLQEFRAIAEAQLNAELARKPLALLAGGSGLYLQAITQGMNPPAVPPQPQLRAQLAALGQPLCHQLLRQGDPVAAGRIAATDAVRTQRALEVLYATGRPLSEQQGATPPPWRLLELGLNPANLEARIAERTRALYGQGLVAETEALIGRYGPELPLLDTIGYAEARQLLAGTLTAAEAGALTQLRTRQFAKRQRTWFRRRHRPCWLGGEGEAEGEGEAALLKQALQEVERGLG, from the coding sequence ATGGCCATGGCCCCCAACCAGCCGCTGGTGATTGTGTTGCTCGGCCCCACGGCCAGCGGCAAGACCGACCTGGCGATCGCCCTGGCAAGGGCCCTGGATCTGGCGGTGTTGAACGTGGATTCGCGCCAGCTCTACCGCCAGATGGATGTGGGCACCGCCAAGCCCACCGCCGCCCAGCGGGCCCAGGCCCGCCACGAGCTGCTGGATCTGCGCGATCCAGACCAACCGCTCAACCTGCAGGAATTCCGCGCCATCGCCGAGGCCCAGCTCAACGCCGAACTGGCCCGCAAGCCCCTGGCGCTCTTGGCGGGGGGCAGCGGCCTCTACCTGCAGGCAATCACCCAGGGTATGAATCCCCCCGCCGTACCGCCCCAACCCCAGCTGCGCGCCCAGCTGGCAGCCCTCGGCCAGCCCCTCTGCCACCAGCTGCTGCGCCAGGGCGACCCGGTGGCCGCCGGTCGCATCGCGGCCACCGATGCGGTGCGCACCCAGCGGGCCCTGGAGGTGCTCTATGCCACGGGCAGGCCCCTTTCCGAGCAGCAGGGGGCCACGCCGCCGCCCTGGCGGCTGCTCGAGCTGGGCCTGAACCCAGCCAACCTGGAGGCCCGCATCGCCGAGCGCACCAGGGCCCTATACGGGCAGGGATTGGTGGCTGAAACCGAAGCCCTGATCGGGCGCTACGGGCCGGAGCTGCCCCTCCTCGACACGATCGGCTACGCCGAGGCCCGCCAGCTCCTGGCGGGCACTCTCACCGCAGCGGAGGCCGGAGCCCTCACCCAGCTGCGCACCCGCCAATTCGCCAAAAGACAGCGCACCTGGTTCCGCCGCCGCCACCGGCCCTGCTGGCTGGGGGGGGAGGGTGAGGCTGAGGGTGAGGGTGAGGCAGCCCTGCTCAAACAAGCCCTGCAGGAGGTCGAGCGCGGTCTAGGGTGA
- a CDS encoding GntR family transcriptional regulator, protein MRFHIQQESDIPASTQLYNQICFAIAARHYPPGHRLPSTRQLAMQTGLHRNTISKVYRQLENDGVVEAMAGSGIYVRDQQKPREIKPLVGPRGRALPDIDRQVRQSVDELLNGGCTLQQTRDLLTREIDWRLRCGARVLVSTPQEDLGASHLIAEELTPNLEVPVEVVPMEELAAVLTESNNGTVVTSRYFLQPVEAIAKLHGVRAVAVDLNDFRQELDLLKELRQGSCVGLVSISPGILRAAEVILHSMRGNDLLVMTANPDTGSRLLALLRAASHVLCDRPSLPLVEQSLRQNRAQLIRMPIVHCAQSYLGSATIDSLRKEIGLLA, encoded by the coding sequence GTGCGATTTCACATTCAGCAGGAAAGCGATATTCCGGCATCAACGCAGCTCTACAACCAGATCTGCTTCGCCATTGCGGCTCGCCACTACCCACCGGGGCATCGATTGCCAAGCACGCGGCAGCTGGCCATGCAGACAGGCCTGCACCGCAACACGATCAGCAAGGTCTACCGCCAGCTGGAAAACGACGGCGTGGTGGAAGCGATGGCAGGCTCGGGCATCTACGTGCGCGACCAGCAGAAACCCCGGGAGATCAAGCCCCTGGTAGGGCCCCGCGGCCGGGCCCTACCCGATATCGACCGCCAGGTGCGCCAGAGCGTCGACGAACTGCTCAATGGCGGCTGCACCCTGCAACAGACCCGCGATCTGCTCACCCGCGAGATTGACTGGCGGCTGCGCTGCGGCGCCCGGGTGCTGGTCAGCACCCCCCAGGAAGACCTGGGCGCCTCCCACCTGATCGCCGAGGAGCTCACTCCCAACCTGGAGGTGCCCGTGGAGGTGGTGCCGATGGAGGAGCTGGCGGCCGTGTTGACCGAATCCAACAACGGCACGGTGGTGACCAGCCGCTACTTCCTCCAACCGGTTGAGGCGATCGCCAAGCTCCATGGGGTGCGGGCCGTAGCGGTGGATCTCAACGATTTCCGCCAGGAACTCGACCTGCTCAAGGAGCTGCGCCAGGGCAGCTGCGTGGGCCTGGTGAGCATCAGCCCGGGCATCCTGCGCGCCGCCGAGGTGATCCTGCACAGCATGCGCGGCAATGACCTGCTGGTGATGACCGCCAACCCCGACACGGGCAGTCGCCTGCTCGCCCTGCTACGGGCCGCCAGCCACGTGCTCTGCGATCGGCCCAGCCTGCCGCTGGTGGAGCAGAGCCTGCGCCAAAACCGGGCCCAGCTGATTCGGATGCCCATTGTTCACTGCGCCCAGAGCTACCTGGGCAGCGCCACCATCGATTCCCTGCGCAAGGAAATAGGACTGCTGGCCTGA
- the infC gene encoding translation initiation factor IF-3, with protein sequence MPPRPRFDRRAPVRELPNINDRISYPNLRVVDADGSQLGVISREAALEVAKDRELDLVLVSEKADPPVCRIMDYGKFKFEQEKKAKEAKKKSHQTEVKEVKMRYKIDSHDYQVRIGQAQRFLKDGDKVKCTVIFRGREIQHTALAEVLLMRMAKDLENNAEVQQPPKREGRNMIMFLSPRKTAAPKAAG encoded by the coding sequence ATGCCTCCACGTCCCCGTTTTGACCGCCGTGCTCCCGTGCGGGAGCTGCCCAATATCAACGATCGCATCAGCTACCCCAACCTGAGGGTGGTTGACGCGGATGGCAGTCAACTGGGGGTGATCAGCCGCGAAGCGGCCCTGGAGGTGGCAAAAGACCGGGAGCTGGATCTGGTGCTGGTGAGCGAGAAGGCAGATCCGCCGGTGTGCCGGATCATGGATTACGGCAAATTTAAGTTTGAGCAGGAAAAAAAGGCCAAGGAGGCCAAGAAGAAGTCACACCAAACCGAAGTCAAAGAAGTGAAGATGCGCTACAAGATCGACTCCCACGACTACCAGGTGCGAATCGGTCAGGCCCAGCGCTTTCTCAAGGACGGCGACAAGGTCAAGTGCACCGTGATTTTCCGCGGCCGCGAAATCCAGCACACCGCCCTGGCCGAGGTGTTGCTGATGCGGATGGCCAAAGATCTGGAAAACAACGCTGAGGTGCAGCAGCCCCCCAAACGGGAAGGTCGCAACATGATCATGTTCCTCAGCCCCCGCAAAACCGCCGCCCCGAAGGCTGCGGGCTGA
- a CDS encoding type II toxin-antitoxin system VapC family toxin, which produces MELVIDPSALMALLLQEAEAESLLEVAAEASVVHLSAASRVELGLVSECSRHGIADSEVEQLLFSLGVQVVPFDQHHLHWALHGWRHYGKGRHRAGLNLGDCFSYGLAMALDLPLLFKGDDFARTEVKVALSW; this is translated from the coding sequence ATGGAACTCGTGATCGACCCCTCGGCTCTGATGGCCCTGCTGCTGCAGGAGGCAGAGGCAGAATCGCTGCTTGAAGTGGCGGCTGAGGCTTCGGTTGTGCATCTCAGCGCGGCGTCGCGCGTCGAGCTCGGCTTGGTTTCCGAGTGTTCGCGCCATGGGATTGCAGACAGTGAGGTCGAACAGTTGCTCTTCTCCCTGGGCGTCCAAGTCGTGCCGTTTGATCAACACCATCTCCACTGGGCCCTCCACGGCTGGCGCCACTACGGCAAGGGTCGCCATCGGGCGGGCCTCAACCTGGGCGATTGCTTCAGTTATGGCCTGGCCATGGCCCTCGACCTGCCGCTGCTGTTCAAGGGCGACGACTTTGCCCGCACTGAAGTGAAGGTCGCCCTCAGCTGGTGA
- the secA gene encoding preprotein translocase subunit SecA, protein MLKLLLGDPNARKLKRYQPIVSDINLLEEEIAPLSDDELRGLTAEFRQKLEQVAGHAAKERALLDELLPQAFAVVREAGKRVLGMRHFDVQLIGGMVLHNGQIAEMKTGEGKTLVATLPAYLNALTGRGVHVVTVNDYLARRDAEWMGQVHRFLGLSVGLIQQDMTPATRRANYACDITYATNSELGFDYLRDNMASDIAEVVQRSPNFCVIDEVDSILIDEARTPLIISGQIERPQEKYRRAAEVAALLERAAEMGKDGIDPEGDYEVDEKQRNVTLTDEGYAKAEQLLGVSDLFNPEDPWAHFIGNALKAKEMFAKDVNYIVRNGDAVIVDEFTGRVMPGRRWSDGLHQAIEAKEELEIQPETQTLASITYQNFFLLYPRLAGMTGTAKTEEVEFEKTYKLEVTIVPTNRSRSRSDWTDQVYKTETAKWRAVALETAEVHKGGRPVLVGTTSVEKSELLSALLAEQEIPHNLLNAKPENVEREAEIVAQAGRSGAVTIATNMAGRGTDIILGGNSDYMARLKLREVLLPKLVRPENEHRPIPSAKAAREARSLGSLYPCSLSQATELALTELSKQLVAAWGDRQLTVLELEDRIAQAAEKAPSDDGQIQALRELIAEVKGEYDSVVKQDEQQVREAGGLHVIGTERHESRRVDNQLRGRAGRQGDPGSTRFFLSLEDNLLRIFGGDRVAGLMNAFRVEEDMPIESGMLTRSLEGAQKKVETYYYDIRKQVFEYDEVMNNQRKAVYTERRRVLEGRELKAQVIGYGERTVEDIVEAYVNPELPPEEWDLSRLVEKTKEFIYLLEDLTPDQLQGLGVEELKAFLQEQLRNAYDIKEGQVGQQRPGLMREAERYFILQQIDTLWREHLQAMDALRESVGLRGYGQKDPLIEYKNEGYDMFLEMMTQMRRNVIYSMFMFQPAPAPQGATA, encoded by the coding sequence ATGCTCAAGCTCCTGCTGGGTGATCCCAATGCCCGCAAGCTGAAGCGCTACCAGCCGATCGTTTCCGACATCAACCTGCTAGAGGAGGAGATCGCCCCCCTCTCAGACGACGAGCTGCGGGGACTCACCGCTGAATTCCGCCAGAAGCTGGAGCAGGTGGCCGGCCATGCGGCCAAGGAGCGGGCCCTGCTCGATGAGCTGCTGCCCCAGGCCTTTGCGGTGGTGCGCGAGGCGGGCAAGCGAGTGCTGGGCATGCGCCACTTCGATGTGCAGCTGATCGGCGGCATGGTGCTGCACAACGGTCAGATCGCCGAGATGAAAACCGGCGAGGGCAAAACCCTGGTGGCCACCCTGCCGGCCTACCTCAACGCCCTCACCGGCCGGGGCGTGCACGTGGTGACCGTGAACGACTACCTGGCCCGGCGCGACGCCGAGTGGATGGGCCAGGTGCACCGCTTCCTGGGCCTCTCGGTGGGCCTGATCCAGCAGGACATGACGCCCGCTACCCGCAGGGCCAACTACGCCTGCGACATCACCTATGCCACCAACAGCGAGCTGGGCTTCGACTACCTGCGCGACAACATGGCCAGCGACATCGCCGAAGTGGTGCAGCGCTCGCCCAACTTCTGCGTGATCGACGAGGTGGACTCGATCCTGATCGATGAGGCCCGCACCCCCCTGATCATCTCCGGCCAGATCGAGCGCCCCCAGGAGAAATATCGGCGCGCTGCCGAGGTGGCCGCCCTGCTCGAGCGCGCCGCCGAAATGGGTAAGGACGGCATCGATCCCGAGGGCGACTACGAAGTCGATGAGAAGCAGCGCAACGTGACCCTCACCGACGAAGGCTATGCCAAGGCCGAACAACTGCTGGGGGTGAGCGATCTGTTCAACCCGGAAGATCCCTGGGCCCACTTCATCGGCAATGCCCTCAAAGCCAAGGAGATGTTCGCCAAGGACGTCAACTACATCGTGCGCAATGGCGATGCGGTCATCGTCGATGAATTCACCGGCCGGGTGATGCCAGGTCGCCGCTGGAGTGACGGCCTGCACCAGGCGATCGAGGCCAAAGAAGAGCTGGAGATCCAGCCCGAAACCCAAACCCTCGCCTCAATCACCTACCAGAACTTCTTCCTGCTCTACCCGCGCCTGGCCGGCATGACCGGCACCGCCAAAACAGAAGAAGTGGAATTCGAGAAAACCTATAAACTCGAAGTCACAATCGTGCCCACCAACCGCAGCCGCTCCCGCTCGGACTGGACTGATCAGGTATACAAAACCGAAACGGCCAAGTGGCGCGCCGTGGCGCTGGAAACCGCCGAGGTACACAAGGGCGGCCGGCCGGTGCTGGTGGGCACCACCAGCGTGGAGAAATCCGAGCTGCTCAGCGCCCTGCTGGCGGAGCAGGAGATCCCCCACAACCTGCTCAATGCCAAGCCCGAAAACGTGGAGCGGGAGGCCGAAATCGTGGCCCAGGCTGGCCGCTCCGGCGCCGTGACCATCGCCACCAACATGGCCGGTCGCGGCACCGACATCATCCTGGGGGGCAACAGCGACTACATGGCCCGGCTCAAGCTGCGCGAAGTGCTGCTGCCCAAGCTGGTGCGACCTGAAAACGAGCACCGGCCAATCCCCTCGGCGAAGGCCGCCCGCGAAGCCCGCAGCCTGGGCAGCCTCTACCCCTGCAGCCTCTCGCAGGCAACTGAACTGGCCCTCACCGAGCTCAGCAAGCAGCTGGTGGCGGCCTGGGGCGATCGCCAGCTCACGGTGCTGGAACTGGAAGACCGCATCGCCCAGGCGGCCGAGAAGGCCCCCAGCGACGATGGCCAGATCCAGGCCTTGCGGGAACTGATCGCCGAGGTCAAGGGCGAATACGACAGCGTGGTCAAGCAGGACGAGCAGCAGGTGCGCGAAGCCGGCGGCCTGCATGTGATCGGCACCGAGCGGCATGAATCCCGCCGGGTGGACAACCAGCTGCGCGGCCGCGCCGGCCGCCAGGGCGACCCGGGCTCCACCCGCTTCTTCCTGTCGCTGGAAGACAACCTGCTGCGTATCTTCGGCGGCGATCGCGTCGCCGGGCTGATGAATGCGTTCCGGGTGGAGGAGGACATGCCGATCGAGTCGGGCATGCTCACCCGCTCGCTGGAAGGGGCCCAGAAGAAGGTGGAAACCTATTACTACGACATCCGTAAGCAGGTGTTTGAATACGACGAGGTGATGAACAACCAGCGCAAAGCGGTTTATACGGAGCGCCGCCGCGTGCTGGAAGGGCGGGAGCTCAAGGCCCAGGTGATCGGCTATGGCGAGCGCACGGTAGAAGACATTGTGGAGGCATATGTGAATCCAGAGCTGCCACCAGAGGAGTGGGATCTCAGCCGGCTGGTGGAAAAAACCAAGGAGTTCATCTACCTGTTGGAGGATCTCACCCCCGACCAGCTACAGGGCCTGGGGGTGGAAGAGCTCAAGGCCTTCCTGCAGGAGCAGCTGCGCAATGCCTACGACATCAAGGAGGGCCAGGTTGGGCAGCAGCGGCCGGGGCTGATGCGCGAAGCGGAGCGCTACTTCATCCTCCAGCAAATCGACACCCTCTGGCGTGAGCACCTGCAGGCAATGGACGCCCTGCGGGAATCGGTGGGCCTGCGCGGCTATGGCCAGAAGGATCCGCTGATCGAATACAAAAACGAGGGCTACGACATGTTCCTGGAGATGATGACCCAGATGCGCCGCAACGTGATCTATTCGATGTTCATGTTCCAGCCGGCGCCGGCGCCCCAGGGAGCTACCGCCTGA
- a CDS encoding GNAT family N-acetyltransferase yields MTAFNPPVQLAANHQLDGFRCRSPEQTNWLVAMARQAHGSGTTRVFVVSEVDQPVVVAFYAWCMASVAIADLPERLRRGACRYPQPVALLARLGVDQRYEGRGLGAALLADVISRVAGLSEAIGCRGLLVHAESEQARAFYGHLIPEWELSPTDPMHLVLLLKDIRHTLNSLR; encoded by the coding sequence ATGACCGCGTTTAACCCACCTGTCCAGCTGGCAGCCAACCACCAGCTGGATGGTTTTCGTTGCCGCTCGCCTGAGCAGACCAACTGGTTGGTTGCGATGGCCAGACAAGCTCACGGATCGGGAACCACGCGCGTTTTTGTGGTGTCAGAGGTCGATCAGCCGGTTGTTGTTGCCTTTTACGCGTGGTGCATGGCCAGCGTGGCTATCGCCGATCTGCCCGAGCGCCTCCGCCGTGGAGCCTGTCGCTATCCCCAGCCTGTTGCTTTGCTTGCTCGCCTTGGGGTTGACCAGCGCTATGAAGGTCGAGGCCTCGGTGCAGCGCTGCTCGCTGATGTGATATCACGGGTCGCGGGCTTGAGTGAAGCCATTGGTTGCCGTGGCTTGCTGGTGCATGCCGAATCAGAGCAGGCCCGAGCTTTCTACGGGCATCTGATTCCTGAGTGGGAGCTTTCACCAACGGATCCCATGCACCTCGTTCTGCTCCTGAAGGACATTCGCCATACCCTCAACAGCTTGCGCTGA
- a CDS encoding type II toxin-antitoxin system Phd/YefM family antitoxin, whose product MKTVGLAEAKAQLSALLDAVEAGDEVVITRRGQVVARLVRDHGYAREPGASAWVQRLRRLHAEAPPMEASAVELVRELRDEP is encoded by the coding sequence ATGAAAACGGTTGGTTTGGCGGAGGCCAAGGCCCAGTTGTCGGCATTGCTCGACGCCGTCGAGGCTGGAGACGAGGTGGTGATCACGCGGCGGGGGCAGGTGGTGGCTCGATTGGTGCGCGATCACGGCTATGCCCGTGAGCCTGGCGCCAGTGCCTGGGTGCAACGTCTGCGGCGGTTGCACGCGGAAGCCCCACCCATGGAAGCCAGTGCCGTGGAGTTGGTGCGTGAATTGCGCGACGAGCCATGA
- a CDS encoding type II toxin-antitoxin system VapB family antitoxin, giving the protein MGMNIKDPQVHAMARELAARRSTTVTDAVRQALRAELARSSSPEAPRAVEAKKAAVRAICARFSARPEWQGRTSKELQDALYDDRGLPK; this is encoded by the coding sequence ATGGGCATGAACATCAAGGATCCGCAGGTGCACGCCATGGCCCGTGAGCTGGCGGCCCGCCGTTCCACCACCGTCACCGATGCCGTGCGCCAAGCCCTGCGGGCGGAGTTGGCCCGCTCCTCCAGTCCTGAGGCCCCCCGTGCCGTTGAGGCTAAAAAAGCAGCGGTTCGGGCCATCTGTGCGCGCTTCAGTGCTCGGCCTGAGTGGCAAGGCCGCACTAGTAAGGAGCTTCAGGACGCCCTTTACGACGATCGGGGCTTGCCGAAATGA
- a CDS encoding DUF1778 domain-containing protein — MATAKQPAKTSRIELRASDGDRELLDRAAAVIGTDRSSFLLNQGRLAAQRVLANREQFVLDQLGLEEWERINNLPARNLPGLICLLQRPSPFQPQA; from the coding sequence ATGGCAACGGCCAAGCAGCCCGCCAAAACCAGTCGTATTGAGCTGCGGGCATCGGACGGCGACCGTGAGTTGCTGGATCGTGCCGCAGCTGTCATCGGCACCGACCGAAGCTCTTTCCTCTTGAACCAGGGACGACTCGCCGCCCAGCGCGTGCTGGCCAATCGTGAGCAGTTTGTGCTGGATCAGCTTGGGCTGGAGGAGTGGGAGCGCATCAACAACCTCCCCGCTCGCAACCTGCCCGGTCTTATTTGTCTGCTCCAGCGGCCATCGCCGTTTCAGCCGCAGGCATGA
- the cysE gene encoding serine O-acetyltransferase: protein MSYIRNRRTGRRVDHARRGAPRSNPHRLRQDGAMLKALQADLAIIKQRDPAARGTLEILLCYPGLHALTLHRFSHWLWGSHLPLLPLMARLLSQLGRLVTGIEIHPGARIGHGVFIDHGMGVVVGETAVIGNRCLLYQGVTLGGTGKAHGKRHPSLEENVVVGAGAKVLGAITVGTNTRIGAGSVLLRDVAANSTVVGIPGRVIHQSGVRIDPLAHSALPDTEANVIRNLMERIDVLETELTRTQACLRELAAGRPVLEACTGAAQNLKDREILEFLGDNPGITS, encoded by the coding sequence CTGAGCTACATCCGCAACCGTCGAACGGGTCGACGGGTTGATCATGCCCGAAGGGGTGCCCCACGGTCAAACCCCCACCGACTCCGGCAGGATGGCGCCATGCTCAAGGCACTGCAGGCCGACCTGGCGATCATCAAACAGCGCGATCCGGCGGCCCGCGGCACGCTGGAAATTCTGCTCTGCTACCCGGGCCTGCACGCCCTGACGCTGCATCGCTTCAGCCATTGGCTGTGGGGCAGCCACCTGCCGCTGCTGCCCTTGATGGCGCGGCTGCTCAGCCAGCTGGGGCGCCTGGTGACAGGCATTGAGATCCACCCGGGGGCCCGGATCGGCCATGGCGTGTTCATCGACCACGGCATGGGAGTGGTGGTGGGTGAAACGGCGGTGATTGGCAACCGCTGCCTCCTGTATCAGGGCGTTACCCTGGGAGGGACCGGCAAGGCCCACGGCAAGCGCCACCCCAGCCTGGAGGAGAACGTGGTGGTGGGGGCCGGCGCCAAGGTGCTGGGGGCGATCACCGTGGGCACCAACACCCGCATCGGCGCCGGCTCGGTGCTGCTGCGCGACGTGGCGGCCAACAGCACGGTGGTGGGCATCCCCGGCCGGGTGATCCACCAGAGCGGCGTGCGCATCGACCCCCTGGCCCACTCAGCCCTGCCAGACACGGAAGCGAATGTGATCCGCAACCTGATGGAGCGCATCGACGTGCTGGAAACCGAGCTGACCCGCACCCAGGCCTGCCTGCGGGAGCTGGCGGCCGGGCGACCCGTGCTGGAAGCCTGCACCGGAGCCGCCCAAAACCTCAAAGACCGCGAAATCCTGGAGTTCCTCGGCGACAACCCTGGCATCACCAGCTGA
- a CDS encoding type II toxin-antitoxin system VapC family toxin: MTATAGEQAGPVYLDSCVLLSLFLGDSGFDASETWLLSRDGTELWISHWVLLEFAGVVATCVRRGQLTAERARWIESEFECFRQERLRLLEPRGSDFLQARQWLQQSQDLPLRSGDALHLALAKRHKLTLASTDRGLGQCAQALDLPLQLIG; encoded by the coding sequence ATGACTGCCACGGCAGGTGAGCAGGCTGGCCCGGTTTATCTGGATAGCTGCGTGTTGTTGTCGCTCTTCCTGGGCGACAGCGGCTTTGACGCCTCCGAGACGTGGCTGCTCAGCCGCGATGGCACGGAACTTTGGATCAGCCACTGGGTGTTGCTGGAGTTTGCTGGTGTGGTGGCGACATGTGTGCGTCGTGGCCAGCTCACGGCTGAACGGGCCCGATGGATCGAGAGCGAGTTTGAGTGTTTCCGCCAGGAGCGGCTGCGCTTGCTGGAGCCGCGTGGCAGCGACTTTCTGCAGGCCCGCCAGTGGCTCCAGCAGAGCCAAGATCTGCCGCTTCGCTCCGGCGACGCCCTGCATCTCGCCCTGGCCAAGCGCCACAAACTCACCCTGGCCAGTACCGACCGTGGTTTGGGCCAGTGTGCCCAAGCCCTGGACTTACCTCTGCAACTGATCGGCTGA